GCCGACACGTCGAGCTGCGTCGCGGCGCGATCCACGAGGGCTTCGCGCAGGTTCGCCGCTGCGATGGCGAGGGGACGCGCGTAGTCGAGGATCGATTGGCTACCAACGGTCGAGCCCACCGGTTCGATCCGATCGGTGCGCAGCAGCGAGAGGAGGACGCGTTCTGGCGCGATCCCGATCTCCTCGGCCACGATCGCGCGAAGGCTGGCGCTGATTCCCTGTCCGATCTCCTGTCGAGGCGAGACCAGACGAAAGTGGCCCTGCGCGTCGAGTTGGAGCCACGCGTGGCCCGCGCCCGCGTCCGGTGCGCCGGAGGTCGGGAGCGGCGGCAGGAGGCGGGAACAACCCGGGAATGCGATGAGCGCCGTGATCCCCGTCGCCGACCAGCCGAGCGCGCGAAGGACGTCGCGCCGGCGTACGCGCGTCGCCCCCGCAGCGCTCACGATTGCGCCTCGGCCGCGCGACGGATCGCCTTGCGGATCCGTGCGTAGGTCCCGCAGCGGCACAGGTTTCCGGACATGGCTCGCTCGATCCGTTCGTCGTCAGGCGCAGGCTCCGATTCGAGGAGCGCGGCGGCGCTCATGATCTGTCCGGCCTGGCAGTAGCCGCATTGGGGCACCGATTCGTCGATCCACGCCTGCTGGACGGGATGGAGCGTTCCGTCCGGGTCGGCGAGTCCCTCGATCGTCCGGACACGCCGCCCTTCGAGCGACGAAACGGGCAGCAGGCAGCTTCGTTGTGGCGCGTCGTCGACGTGGACCGTGCAGGCGCCGCAGGCCCCCACGCCGCACCCGAACCGCGTACCGATCAGGCCGAGGCCGTCGCGCAGCCACCAGAGCAGCCGTGCCTCTCGCCAGGCCTCCGGAATCTCGATCGATTTCCCGTTGATCTCGAGCTTCACTGCGGCCCTCCCGGCCGGCCGAGGGCGTGCGACCTTCCGGAGGAGAGTGTGCTGTATCTCGACCCGTCGCGATTGAATATTCGCGCCAACCGAGCCGGGCCGAGAGGCGGAGCATTCTGGTCGGCTCGGAGACGGAGCGGGTCGCCTAGTCGGAGGCCAGCATCTTCCGCCCGATGCGCTCCGCGACCATCACGCAGCCCAGGTAGGTGTTGCCGGCCGGAATGATCGGCATGACCGAGGCGTCGGCGACGCGGAGGTTCGCGATCCCGCGCACGCGACCCTCCGCGTCGAGGACCGGGCCCATCGGGCAGGTGCCGACCATGTGGCCGTAGCTGATCGTGTTCCGTTCGAGGGCGGCCTGTCCGGCGTCGGGGTCCGCGAGGTCGTGGGGCATGAGCGGCTCGGCGCCCAGGGTGCGGAAGGCTTCGGAGCGCTCCCAGTCGGCGACGCGATCGAGCGCGTGCCGGAGGATCCGGGGCGCGTGGTCCGGCAGAGGCGGCGCGACGACGACCGGGGTGCCGTCGGGCGTGATCCCCAACCGCACGCTCCCACGACCGCTCGAACAGAGCAGGAAGACGGCGAGCACGAACATCGTCTTCTCGACCTCGGCGTCGAGGGGCTGTCGCGCGGGATCGTGGAGCGAGATCGGCATCAGGTGATGGTCGACGCGCGCGCCGTCCGACGCGCCGACGTAGACGATCTGTGCGGGACCGGCGATCCCGCCGCGCGGACCGGGGTGGGTGTAGGGGATGCCGGGACCGAGGTGGTCCGCCATCGTCGATCCGACCGGGAGATCGGCGTGGACGGCGAGGCCGTATTCGCCGAGGTGTTCCTTCGGACCGACCCCGGATCGAAGCAGCATCGCCGCCGTCCAGATCGCGCCTGCGGTCACGACGACTTGGTCCGCCTCGATCTCCTCACCGCTCGCGAGGACGACGCCGCGCGCGGCGCCGCCGGCGATCTCGATCCGTGCGACCTCGGCCCGTGTCCAGATCTCGAGGTTCGGGCGCGCGCGGACCTCGTCGTCCAGGAAAGCCAGACTGGTGCTCACGCGCCGCGTGTTCTCGTCGATCGTGACGGGGAAGACCCCGACCCCCGGAAGCGTTCGTGGGTCGTTGATGTCGGCGCTCGCCGGTTGACCGCACTCGACCATCGCCTCGCGGAATGCCAGCTGGCTCCGGCTCATCTCGTCCGGGCGCCAACGACGGACGGGGAGGGGGCCGGTCGAGCCGTGGATCGGGGCGTCCCCGAAGTCGAGGTCCCGTTCGACGGCCGCGAACGTGCTCTCGACGTCCTTCCAGCCCCAGCCTTCGAGCCCGGCCTTCGCCCAGTCGTCGTAGTCGGCGGGCTGACCGCGCAGGGTCGCGAGCCCGTTCACCGCCGACGTGCCGCCGAGGATGCGGCCCTGGATCATGGGGACCGGCCCCGTGTCGCTCGTCATGGGCTGGACGATCAGGTGCTCGCCGACCCCCGGCCAGCGGTCCGGCGCGAGGGCGGGGTCGAGCATCCCCTCGTCATATTCGGCGTGGTCGGGGCCGGCTTCGAGGAGGGTCACGGCGAAGCGCGGGTCTTCGCTGAGACGGGCAGCGAGGACGGCGCCCGAGGTCCCGCCGCCCACGATGAGAATGCGTCTCGCCTTCGGGTCCACGTCGCTTCCCCCGTGTCGCGCGCCGCATGCCCGATCGACCGCACACTTCCGGGTCGACCGAGCGCGACCGCCGCACGCGCGACTCGCACGGTCGCCCAGATCGATGGGCTGCGCGAGGGACGAGAGTCAGCGGACTTCGAGCTCGAAAGCGCGCGCGGGGCGGACTCGGGAGGCCGCGCGCCTCAGCGCGCGATCAACGCGTCGACGCTGTCGTTGAAGCGCGCGAGCGCGCCCTCCATGCCGGCGGTTCGCCAGCCTCTACGCCGATCGCGAGGAAATCGAGACCGCGTCCGCGCGATCCGGACGCGTGGGGCCACGCCTCAGGTTCCCGTCTCGCTCGCATGGAGCGCCGGCAGGAAGCCCGCGAGCGTCGTCATCTCTTCGAAACAGTGCGCCTCGAGCGCCTGCGCCGCCGCACGGGGGACCAGCCGTTCTCGTGCGAAGCGCGTACTGGCGAGCTTCTGCGCGAGTCCGCCCAGCAGGTCGGTCTCCACGATCCCCATCCAGAAGTGGCTGCGGAGCTGGCATCCCCATTCCGTGTCGTAGGCGGCGTGGACCATGCGCGCGATCGTGACGTCCCGCCGATCGAGGGGGCTCACCTTCGCGCAGACGAAGAGGCGGCCGGCCGTCTTCGCCTCGGGGCCCATGTTCTCGGTCGGGTCGACGAAGGTGATCGCCAGCTCGTTCATCTTGCCCCCGATGGTTTCGTGGACGAGATGAGAGGCGCCGATGTGGGTCCCGGGCGACTTGTTCGCCCAGTCCATCCAGACGTGGTCGCGGGGGTGCCAGCGTTTGTAGTGCTCGGTCGTCTGCATGTAGGTCCCGAACCACCAGGCGATCATCTCGGCGCGGACGCCCGGCATGCGGGTCAGTGCGGCGACGTGATAGACGCCGTCGTCCTGCCGCTCCACGCCGCTCTCGAAGGGGAGTGCGTCGGGGGTGTGGAGCAGCATGCGATCGGTGTAGTGCATGGGGGACCTTCGCGGGCGAGTGGTAGACCGTACCGGGGGCGTCGATTAGGGTCTAGCCATGCACGCTGACCGCCGATTCCGATCGCTCGTCGCCCTCGAAGACTTCGCCTCGCCGGCGATCGCCCGATGATGGCCCTCGGCGAGCGGGACGGCGTCGCCACGCTGACCCTCGACGACGGTCGCGCGAACGCGATCGGCCGCGCGTTCCTGGCCGAGCTGAACGAGAAGCTGGACGAGATCGAGCGCTCGGCCGCCCACGCGCTGGTCGTCTTCGGCCGCCCGGGGATCTACTCGGCCGGGCTCGACCTGAAGGAGCTTCCGGAGCTCCCTCCGGACGAGCTGAGCCGAACGGCCGGTGCGTTCGTCGAGGCGATGCGCAGGCTCTTCCTCTTTCCGAAGCCGATCATCGCCGCGGCGGACGGCCACGCGATCGCCGGCGGGATGATGATCTACCTCTCGGCCGACGTCCGCGTCGCCGTCGACCGCGACGACGTGCGCATGGGCCTCAACGAAGCGGTCACGGGGAT
The DNA window shown above is from bacterium and carries:
- a CDS encoding (2Fe-2S)-binding protein; the protein is MKLEINGKSIEIPEAWREARLLWWLRDGLGLIGTRFGCGVGACGACTVHVDDAPQRSCLLPVSSLEGRRVRTIEGLADPDGTLHPVQQAWIDESVPQCGYCQAGQIMSAAALLESEPAPDDERIERAMSGNLCRCGTYARIRKAIRRAAEAQS
- a CDS encoding enoyl-CoA hydratase/isomerase family protein — translated: MMALGERDGVATLTLDDGRANAIGRAFLAELNEKLDEIERSAAHALVVFGRPGIYSAGLDLKELPELPPDELSRTAGAFVEAMRRLFLFPKPIIAAADGHAIAGGMMIYLSADVRVAVDRDDVRMGLNEAVTGIPITAGTAALCTTSIPPQHHNELILHGRLVSPRETFDRGITDELVSDAADLERASLARAEALADVDPEAYRLNKRILREPAWEAAVARSALLRADASTRNPFESIRR
- a CDS encoding GMC family oxidoreductase N-terminal domain-containing protein produces the protein MDPKARRILIVGGGTSGAVLAARLSEDPRFAVTLLEAGPDHAEYDEGMLDPALAPDRWPGVGEHLIVQPMTSDTGPVPMIQGRILGGTSAVNGLATLRGQPADYDDWAKAGLEGWGWKDVESTFAAVERDLDFGDAPIHGSTGPLPVRRWRPDEMSRSQLAFREAMVECGQPASADINDPRTLPGVGVFPVTIDENTRRVSTSLAFLDDEVRARPNLEIWTRAEVARIEIAGGAARGVVLASGEEIEADQVVVTAGAIWTAAMLLRSGVGPKEHLGEYGLAVHADLPVGSTMADHLGPGIPYTHPGPRGGIAGPAQIVYVGASDGARVDHHLMPISLHDPARQPLDAEVEKTMFVLAVFLLCSSGRGSVRLGITPDGTPVVVAPPLPDHAPRILRHALDRVADWERSEAFRTLGAEPLMPHDLADPDAGQAALERNTISYGHMVGTCPMGPVLDAEGRVRGIANLRVADASVMPIIPAGNTYLGCVMVAERIGRKMLASD